A part of Miscanthus floridulus cultivar M001 chromosome 6, ASM1932011v1, whole genome shotgun sequence genomic DNA contains:
- the LOC136456243 gene encoding MYB-like transcription factor ETC3, whose protein sequence is MDSSSGSQDKKSRDNDRREAKEANSTAQHFVDFTEEEEDLVFRMHRLLGNRWEIIAGRIPGRTAEEVEMFWSKKHQKR, encoded by the exons ATGGATAGCAGCAGTGGCAGCCAGGACAAGAAATCCAGAGACAATGATCGCCGTGAAGCAAAAG AAGCTAATAGCACTGCACAGCATTTTGTTGACTTcacggaagaagaggaagatcttGTTTTCAGAATGCACAGGCTTTTGGGGAACAG GTGGGAGATTATAGCAGGAAGAATCCCAGGAAGGACAGCAGAAGAGGTAGAGATGTTCTGGTCCAAAAAACACCAGAAAAGATGA
- the LOC136456241 gene encoding uncharacterized protein isoform X3, which yields MGFGHAADSESYSPKLQTTEKPEGQPSLDNSSHHDPLFPCGLVASSFVATAGEMPPRRRDRRRPDDPSPPSSDARAPPSASGLRLTLLVPLLLVLVLAALGFSGLLSRSPPHTQTLQTTAHSVYERGLVKRDVSAREILAEHTRVSENRSQRNFANPVLAYVTPWNSKGYDMAKLFSKKLTHVSPVWYDLKSDRNRLVLEGEHNFDAKWVSELQSNGSLVVPRIVLEAFPAVLLLEKKQKEKAIDLIVSECRDKGYDGIVLESWSRWAIYGVLDDQELRYMALQFLKQLGEALHSVISKSSSRHLELIYVIPAPRMQKLNNQDFGPEDLMHLADTLDGFSLMTYDFSGPQNPGPSAPLKWVHDSLAALLSAKGSSHSNSHSKMIFLGINFYGNDFLLSRVG from the exons ATGGGCTTCGGCCATGCAGCCGACTCGGAATCCTACAGCCCAAAGCTCCAAACCACCGAGAAGCCAGAAGGCCAGCCCAGTTTGGACAACTCATCACATCACGATCCACTCTTCCCTTGTGGGCTCGTGGCCTCGTCCTTCGTCGCCACCGCCGGAGAAATGCCGCCGAGGAGGCGAGATCGCCGGAGACCCGACGACCCGTCGCCGCCGTCCTCCGATGCAAGAGCGCCACCCTCCGCCTCAGGCTTGCGTCTCACCCTCCTCGTTCCCCTCCTCCTGGTCCTCGTCCTCGCCGCCCTTGGCTTCTCCGGCCTCCTCTCCCGGTCCCCTCCCCACACCCAGACGCTACAGACTACCGCCCACTCCGTCTACGAGCGCGGTCTCGTCAAGCGCGACGTCTCCGCACGAGAGATCCTCGCT GAGCACACAAGGGTTTCCGAGAACCGGTCGCAGCGCAACTTCGCGAACCCCGTCCTCGCCTATGTGACCCCCTG gaactccaaaggatatgacatGGCAAAGTTGTTCAGCAAAAAGCTTACTCATGTATCACCAGTGTGGTACGATTTGAAGAG TGATAGGAACAGGCTAGTTCTGGAAGGAGAACACAATTTTGATGCCAAATGGGTCTCTGAACTTCAAAGCAATGGGTCTCTG GTAGTACCGAGAATTGTCTTGGAAGCATTTCCTGCTGTTTTACTATTGGAAAAGAAGCAAAAAGAAAAAGCTATTGACCTAATAGTGAGTGAATGCAG GGATAAGGGCTATGATGGTATTGTGCTCGAATCCTGGTCTAGATGGGCTATTTATGGTGTGCTGGATGATCAAGAGCTACGTTACATG GCACTTCAGTTTCTTAAGCAGCTGGGGGAGGCTTTGCATTCGGTCATTTCCAAATCAAGTAGCCGCCATTTGGAATTAATTTATGTTATCCCTGCTCCGAGAATGCAAAAGCTCAATAATCAGGACTTTGGACCAGAAGATCTCATGCATCTGGCTGACACTTTAGATGGTTTTTCTCTTATGACATACGACTTCTCAGGACCTCAAAATCCTGGTCCCAGTGCACCTCTGAAGTGGGTACATGATTCTTTAGCAGCACTTCTTTCAGCCAAAGGTTCCTCTCATAGCAATTCACATTCAAAGATGATATTCCTTGGGATCAATTTTTATGGGAACGATTTTCTACTGTCTAGAG TGGGATGA
- the LOC136456241 gene encoding uncharacterized protein isoform X1, translated as MGFGHAADSESYSPKLQTTEKPEGQPSLDNSSHHDPLFPCGLVASSFVATAGEMPPRRRDRRRPDDPSPPSSDARAPPSASGLRLTLLVPLLLVLVLAALGFSGLLSRSPPHTQTLQTTAHSVYERGLVKRDVSAREILAEHTRVSENRSQRNFANPVLAYVTPWNSKGYDMAKLFSKKLTHVSPVWYDLKSDRNRLVLEGEHNFDAKWVSELQSNGSLVVPRIVLEAFPAVLLLEKKQKEKAIDLIVSECRDKGYDGIVLESWSRWAIYGVLDDQELRYMALQFLKQLGEALHSVISKSSSRHLELIYVIPAPRMQKLNNQDFGPEDLMHLADTLDGFSLMTYDFSGPQNPGPSAPLKWVHDSLAALLSAKGSSHSNSHSKMIFLGINFYGNDFLLSRGSGGGAITGRDFVHLLEKYTPSLQWDEQSLEHFFIYSDEGTKHAVFYPTLMSLSVRLDEARNWGTGLSIWEIGQGLDYFFDVL; from the exons ATGGGCTTCGGCCATGCAGCCGACTCGGAATCCTACAGCCCAAAGCTCCAAACCACCGAGAAGCCAGAAGGCCAGCCCAGTTTGGACAACTCATCACATCACGATCCACTCTTCCCTTGTGGGCTCGTGGCCTCGTCCTTCGTCGCCACCGCCGGAGAAATGCCGCCGAGGAGGCGAGATCGCCGGAGACCCGACGACCCGTCGCCGCCGTCCTCCGATGCAAGAGCGCCACCCTCCGCCTCAGGCTTGCGTCTCACCCTCCTCGTTCCCCTCCTCCTGGTCCTCGTCCTCGCCGCCCTTGGCTTCTCCGGCCTCCTCTCCCGGTCCCCTCCCCACACCCAGACGCTACAGACTACCGCCCACTCCGTCTACGAGCGCGGTCTCGTCAAGCGCGACGTCTCCGCACGAGAGATCCTCGCT GAGCACACAAGGGTTTCCGAGAACCGGTCGCAGCGCAACTTCGCGAACCCCGTCCTCGCCTATGTGACCCCCTG gaactccaaaggatatgacatGGCAAAGTTGTTCAGCAAAAAGCTTACTCATGTATCACCAGTGTGGTACGATTTGAAGAG TGATAGGAACAGGCTAGTTCTGGAAGGAGAACACAATTTTGATGCCAAATGGGTCTCTGAACTTCAAAGCAATGGGTCTCTG GTAGTACCGAGAATTGTCTTGGAAGCATTTCCTGCTGTTTTACTATTGGAAAAGAAGCAAAAAGAAAAAGCTATTGACCTAATAGTGAGTGAATGCAG GGATAAGGGCTATGATGGTATTGTGCTCGAATCCTGGTCTAGATGGGCTATTTATGGTGTGCTGGATGATCAAGAGCTACGTTACATG GCACTTCAGTTTCTTAAGCAGCTGGGGGAGGCTTTGCATTCGGTCATTTCCAAATCAAGTAGCCGCCATTTGGAATTAATTTATGTTATCCCTGCTCCGAGAATGCAAAAGCTCAATAATCAGGACTTTGGACCAGAAGATCTCATGCATCTGGCTGACACTTTAGATGGTTTTTCTCTTATGACATACGACTTCTCAGGACCTCAAAATCCTGGTCCCAGTGCACCTCTGAAGTGGGTACATGATTCTTTAGCAGCACTTCTTTCAGCCAAAGGTTCCTCTCATAGCAATTCACATTCAAAGATGATATTCCTTGGGATCAATTTTTATGGGAACGATTTTCTACTGTCTAGAG gcagtggtggtggtgctaTCACTGGAAGAGATTTTGTTCATTTACTTGAGAAGTACACGCCATCTTTGCAGTGGGATGAGCAAAGTTTGGAGCATTTTTTCATCTATTCGGATGAAGGCACGAAACATGCTGTATTTTATCCAACACTGATGTCACTTTCTGTACGTTTGGATGAAGCGCGGAATTGGGGAACAGGCCTTTCCATTTGGGAGATTGGACAAGGTTTAGACTACTTTTTTGATGTTTTATAG
- the LOC136456241 gene encoding uncharacterized protein isoform X2 — translation MGFGHAADSESYSPKLQTTEKPEGQPSLDNSSHHDPLFPCGLVASSFVATAGEMPPRRRDRRRPDDPSPPSSDARAPPSASGLRLTLLVPLLLVLVLAALGFSGLLSRSPPHTQTLQTTAHSVYERGLVKRDVSAREILAEHTRVSENRSQRNFANPVLAYVTPWNSKGYDMAKLFSKKLTHVSPVWYDLKSDRNRLVLEGEHNFDAKWVSELQSNGSLVVPRIVLEAFPAVLLLEKKQKEKAIDLIVSECRDKGYDGIVLESWSRWAIYGVLDDQELRYMALQFLKQLGEALHSVISKSSSRHLELIYVIPAPRMQKLNNQDFGPEDLMHLADTLDGFSLMTYDFSGPQNPGPSAPLKWVHDSLAALLSAKGSSHSNSHSKMIFLGINFYGNDFLLSRVVVVLSLEEILFIYLRSTRHLCSGMSKVWSIFSSIRMKARNMLYFIQH, via the exons ATGGGCTTCGGCCATGCAGCCGACTCGGAATCCTACAGCCCAAAGCTCCAAACCACCGAGAAGCCAGAAGGCCAGCCCAGTTTGGACAACTCATCACATCACGATCCACTCTTCCCTTGTGGGCTCGTGGCCTCGTCCTTCGTCGCCACCGCCGGAGAAATGCCGCCGAGGAGGCGAGATCGCCGGAGACCCGACGACCCGTCGCCGCCGTCCTCCGATGCAAGAGCGCCACCCTCCGCCTCAGGCTTGCGTCTCACCCTCCTCGTTCCCCTCCTCCTGGTCCTCGTCCTCGCCGCCCTTGGCTTCTCCGGCCTCCTCTCCCGGTCCCCTCCCCACACCCAGACGCTACAGACTACCGCCCACTCCGTCTACGAGCGCGGTCTCGTCAAGCGCGACGTCTCCGCACGAGAGATCCTCGCT GAGCACACAAGGGTTTCCGAGAACCGGTCGCAGCGCAACTTCGCGAACCCCGTCCTCGCCTATGTGACCCCCTG gaactccaaaggatatgacatGGCAAAGTTGTTCAGCAAAAAGCTTACTCATGTATCACCAGTGTGGTACGATTTGAAGAG TGATAGGAACAGGCTAGTTCTGGAAGGAGAACACAATTTTGATGCCAAATGGGTCTCTGAACTTCAAAGCAATGGGTCTCTG GTAGTACCGAGAATTGTCTTGGAAGCATTTCCTGCTGTTTTACTATTGGAAAAGAAGCAAAAAGAAAAAGCTATTGACCTAATAGTGAGTGAATGCAG GGATAAGGGCTATGATGGTATTGTGCTCGAATCCTGGTCTAGATGGGCTATTTATGGTGTGCTGGATGATCAAGAGCTACGTTACATG GCACTTCAGTTTCTTAAGCAGCTGGGGGAGGCTTTGCATTCGGTCATTTCCAAATCAAGTAGCCGCCATTTGGAATTAATTTATGTTATCCCTGCTCCGAGAATGCAAAAGCTCAATAATCAGGACTTTGGACCAGAAGATCTCATGCATCTGGCTGACACTTTAGATGGTTTTTCTCTTATGACATACGACTTCTCAGGACCTCAAAATCCTGGTCCCAGTGCACCTCTGAAGTGGGTACATGATTCTTTAGCAGCACTTCTTTCAGCCAAAGGTTCCTCTCATAGCAATTCACATTCAAAGATGATATTCCTTGGGATCAATTTTTATGGGAACGATTTTCTACTGTCTAGAG tggtggtggtgctaTCACTGGAAGAGATTTTGTTCATTTACTTGAGAAGTACACGCCATCTTTGCAGTGGGATGAGCAAAGTTTGGAGCATTTTTTCATCTATTCGGATGAAGGCACGAAACATGCTGTATTTTATCCAACACTGA
- the LOC136458515 gene encoding protein SEH1-like, producing MTERKVAELGPGTACCGWNHCCRRLAAGAVDGSVSVYDSQPSPSFKWQAHEQAIVNVVWLPPEYGDAIACACADGTLSLWEEVAADDQLPTWRKCKIFEDGNSHVLNVHFGLHLGSLKMVTAYSDGQVKVYELLDSLELDKWQLQAEFQNITDPISRFGKPACTSASIAWNPRRGGSQQASFAIGFNSDSPHFNSCKIWEFEEAHQRWLPLVELGSPEDKGDRVCAVAWAPNIGRPYEIIAVATCKGIAIWHIGLNTDADSGPSTRNVALLNGHDGEVWQLEWDMGGMTLASTGGDGMVKLWQANLDGVWHEQAVLDCSGSHV from the exons ATGACGGAGCGGAAGGTGGCGGAGCTGGGTCCCGGGACGGCGTGCTGCGGCTGGAACCACTGCTGCCGCCGCCTCGCCGCTGGCGCCGTCGACGGCTCCGTCTCCGTCTATGACTCCCAGCCGTCCCCCTCGTTCAAGTGGCAG GCCCATGAGCAAGCCATTGTGAATGTCGTCTGGCTTCCTCCAGAGTATGGGGATGCTATAGCTTGTGCTTGTGCTGATGGGACACTGTCTTTGTGGGAGGAGGTTGCTGCTG ATGATCAACTTCCAACCTGGAGAAAGTGTAAAATCTTTGAGGATGGCAACTCTCATGTTCTAAATGTACATTTTGGATTACATCTGGGAAGTCTGAAAATG GTTACTGCATACTCAGATGGCCAAGTCAAGGTCTACGAGCTCTTGGATTCATTGGAATTAGACAAGTGGCAGCTTCAG GCAGAGTTCCAAAACATTACTGATCCAATCTCCAGATTTGGAAAACCTGCATGCACTTCTGCATCGATAGCATGGAATCCAAGAAGAGGTGGAAGCCAACAAGCTAGTTTTGCAATTGGCTTCAATTCAGATTCGCCTCATTTCAACTCTTGTAAG ATTTGGGAGTTTGAAGAAGCTCATCAGCGCTGGCTTCCACTTGTTGAGCTAGGTTCACCTGAGGATAAGGGAGATAGAGTGTGTGCTGTAGCATGGGCTCCTAACATTGGCAG ACCATACGAGATTATCGCAGTTGCAACCTGCAAAGGAATTGCAATCTGGCATATAGGTTTGAACACTGACGCTGATAGTGGACCTTCGACACGGAACGTTGCTTTACTTAACGGCCACGATGGCGAG GTGTGGCAACTGGAATGGGACATGGGTGGTATGACACTCGCATCAACCGGAGGAGACGGCATGGTTAAGCTATGGCAGGCTAATTTGGATGGAGTTTGGCATGAGCAAGCTGTTCTTGACTGCAGTGGATCACATGTCTAG